GGTTTTAATATCAACAAGGAAgatgaaaattaaatacatataaaacactCTTAATGATAAGCTTAAATCGAATAATAAGTTATTCAAACAATAAATAGTTAATCACACAAAGTGTCTGAACTATGATAACGTAATCGAATCCTTTTGAAAATACAGATAAAGTTAGGTACGTAACTGACTAcgaaaatcaatcaatcaaactaataagcaataaggttctttgcagcgtcccttcggcccctagctgcaacccctttcgttccttttattgcacttccatacatattatatttcttccttcttattatccgtcctctcctaacaattatttcatagtgcaactgcgaggttttcctcctgttacacctttcagtctAACCTCTCAATTCCCTTTCAAAGATCTGCAATGGACTTCCAAAGTCCCAGGTCCCAGTAATTGGCCCTAAATTCAATATTCCAGTAAACACTAAGAATCACCACCAACCTGTGATATGGAAATCGAATCCTCTCTCCGTCATGCCGCCGTCTGCAGACGTCGACTCGAATCGCAGGAAAAACTTCTTGGGGACGTCCGTGGTTGAGATCACGGTTATCACCTGCAGCCTCTGGCAGTACCTGGAAGAACAGCGGGCAGAGACTCTTCTAAAGCTCTGGTGGAGCCTTGTGCAATGCTCGAGGCACGAGGAAAAATTCGGTGAAGGAAAGcaaatttttaaatgttatcctatatatatatatatatatatatatatatatatatatatatatatatatatatatatatatgagaacacagttacagccacgaaggaaaattgaaacactagaGAGGCTATAGTACATCTGTATATCTtttaataagacgaaagtacttagcatctccagtgtttcaattttccttcgtggctgtaaacTTTGTTCGTATAgtcatcacgttttttatttcttcgtgatttaaagtcagacatatatatatatatatatatatatatatatatatatatatatatatatatatttatatatatctatatatatatgtgtgtgttgtgtgtgtgtgtgtgtgtgtgtgttaacttttatcacatcaccgtgatatatataaacaagtattaagctacaaatgtcgtttttaaaatccaattcgttctacctcggaaataatatatatatatatatattatatatatatatatatatatatatatatatatatatatgtgtgtgtgtgtgtgtgtgtgtgtgtgtgcgtgtgtgtgtgtgtgtgcgcgcgtgcgagTGTGTaaaccgaaggcgaatttttttttagttgatgagatGTTGGTcgtctcatgggctcgaaccatgtagcttaatgcttatacatatatgtatttctatatatgtgtgtgtgtatctctctggCATAAcaaagagacagacaggcagacagacagagaatctTCATGAAAGACAATAAGGGGAAGCACCAATGTCTGGTAATCCATTTCCTGAcggaaaacgagagagaaagagagagagagagagagcttacacgAAGCAGAGAAAAAGCGAACCTTAGTGTTTACCTGGAAACTGATCCTAACGAACTGATGTACTGCAAATTGTCGTGGCGACAATATGGAGTCCCGTAGACCAAGGAGTCGGCAGAAGGCGTCATTTTGATGACTGAATACTTCATGTCCGCGGGGACCTGGAAAATCAAGAATTTAGTTTCCTGAGCGGAGCAAAAACTAGGGTAGGGATATCGAACCCTGACTGTAGACTGCTTTGTGTTTAAACTGTTTACAAATGTTGGCGGCCGATATCACTGAAGCTTTTATaaaagtgtgtttgtgtatatatctacacatacatatgtCAATATTTAACTACAGCATTATTGTTGTAAATACGGTGCTCAAAACTGTCATCCTAACAACACTGTCCTCTATAATGTAGCTAATCAGCAAGACAATAAAATGAATGACTGCGCActgcaagaataaaaatataattaaaagtacAGGTACATAAACATTCCATCGACAAATCTCAGCTCCACTAATCACAATTAGCGCCAATAATATCATATCTGTTCCAAATACTATACACCGTCAACtaacaaaaaatcatatatacagTCGAATGATTAACTACTATATGCATAGCATTTTTGCTATGTAACAAAATCTGGTGATAATTTAAGTAATGATATAGAAGATATTCATGTAACATTAAGGTCGTGTAAGGTGTAATGTAAACGCGTGAAATTGAAGGTCTGTCAGAACCAAAGATACTATACACTGTACTCCATAGTATCTTTGGTCAAAACTAAGTTTAAATAAATGACAGGAATAGAGACAGGAATTTACCATGACTCATTATTTTGAATACGGTGACTTCAGATCAAAATTTGGCATAACTGATAAGCCATCATTAAGAGCACGTCACTCGGAAACTTGCGATAGAATTCGCTTATACTCAATCGAGCGCTAAAAACCACAATGATTCCATACAGAGATTCATAAGTCACTTCATTTCGATCAAAAATCTCAGCAACATCCAGCACAAACTGGACTCGTTTTCATACCATAAATGGAACTTTACTTAAACACTACTCGGCATTTTTTAAAGCGTCAAAGCTTTCTCTTATTACGCCTGTTACCAAATGGGCGTCTTACAAAAATTTAGGGGCTTTGCTTAATTCCTAAAATTTGCGAATTATCTGTAACCGCGTTTTTAGAAAGgtgaatatatgaaattattcTTAACTTGGATTGGAAGGTAATTGCTGTAGAGTGAACATTGATATGTAACAATAAAGGCAACTGGGAACAGATAtaccaaatacacacatacaaatatatatatatatatatatatatatatatatatatatatatatatatatatagtgtgtgtgtgtgtgtgtgtgtgtgtgtgtgtgtgtatgtgtatatatatatatatatatatatatatatatatatatatatatatatatcatacatatattattatatatatatatataatatatatatatatatatacttatatatatgcatatatgtattgtttgtgtgtatgcgacACTTATGAATTTTTACTAAGTATCCATATACGTAGGTAATAACTGGCAGAGTTTAACATGTAGCCGTGCATAATACTCCCAGCTAAATGTAATATGAATGGAATTCGTACTGATTTCCTATAATCAACCGAATCCTACATAACGTCAAAGTAAAAAGCACAATACACAATTTTTCATATGCATGGAAATGAAGGCAATAGAAACACAACGGAATATTTTAATAATCTCGTCCTCCCTTGAAGGGTCTCGTTCACTCTCATCATTCGTTATTATCGGCAATATATCACAAGCGAGAATaaatggaaggaagagaaaacACCGAGAACCTTgacattattttgtaatatatttattccgTACTCAATAAAATCTGAGTACCTAGGCAACCAACTTGATTCGCGTCAATGATACTTATTCCAGAACACTTGCGAACACCACCGAGCTCTTCTAAATCCCGGGCAATTTGTGACGTCGGGTTGTCGAGTCATGAGACACACGTGGGGACGTCCCCTTTTTTATGACGAATGGAAGAGATTTCTATGCCTAATAGGATGGCCTCATTTCGTTGATCAGATACGGTGTGCTACCAGTCTAAAAGAACGCTGAGGTTCCTCTGAAAAACTGACATCTCTCTAGTCTAAAGGAATGTCCCAGTCAAAATCAATGCTTTCATTTCACTGACATCTAGACGTCCTTTCTCCAGTCTAAGAGAATGTCCACGTAACGCCCAGAAATGGCTGACTGTTAGAGATGGTGTCTTAATTTCGCTAAACCAGAGGACATGATCTGTCAAGCCTCAATATTCCCTTTTCACTGcccaacgaagaacattcagATTACTCAAAGGGTATTTTTCCAGTTCTCgtctaaataatgaaaattatctaTACATCTCTGAGGAATGTCCTCGTCTCACGAATGGAAGATATCTGAACAGTCTGAGTAAGAACAGGCCCCCGTTTTGCTTACCAGTTACCAACATATCCAACTGAACTTAAGCAGTCTTCTTATTAAGCGTGACAATGAAAATGTACTGAAAATGATAACTGTAGTATGCGTGGAACATTATGTGAATGTCTTGCGACTCTAAAACTAGCTGTTAGCGACATCATTTTTATGGATGTCTGGAAATATGAGTATCACTAACTATCTGTAAGTTTTCCCAAGGAAAGCCATCGGGTTTTCCAATAATGATTTATACTCACCGTGACCGTGAGATTACAAGTGACTCCATCGGGGTAGTTCGAAGGGTAATTGGGTGATTTTCAATGCATGTCAGTGGTACTGAAAATGATACTGTAGTATACGTGGAACATTATGTGAATGTCTTGCGACTCTAAAAACTAGCTGTTAGCGACATCATTTTTATGGATGTCTGGAAATATGAGTATCACTAACTATCTGTAAGTTTTCCCAAGGAAAGCCATCGGGTTTTCCAATAATGATTTATACTCACCGTGACCGTGAGATTACAAGTGACTCCATCGGGGTAGTTCGAAGGGTAATTGGGTGATTTCCAATGCATGTCAGTGGTCGGGGTCACTACCAAGTCAACATCACAGGGAGCTGTtgttaaaaaatacattataatgatttttttattacatttttttattcagttgatGAGAAAAAAGTAATTGACGATTGGATGAAAaatcatatattcttttttttttacataaacccATTCTTtatcaaaagaatatatatatatatatatagatatatatatatatatatatatatatatatatagagagagagagagagagagagagagagaggatatatatatataatatattatatatatatatgtatatatatatacatatatacacatatagtatacatacatatatatacatatgtatgtatgtatgtatatatatatatatatatatatatatattatatatgaataacttgatcacgaagtatataaaacgtgatgctatgtataaataaaaggttttttttttgccacgaaggaaaaaaaggaaaaacgagttagccgagtactttcggtcctattcggaccttctttactcggctaactcgtttttcatttttttccttcgtggcaaaaaaaaaaaaacctttatttatataatatatatatatatatatatatatatattatatatatatatatatatatatatacatatacatatacaacggagagagagagcatgaataaTCACCAAATTTGTGAATGAAAAAGTAGCGTTTCTGTAGTGAGAAAATTGAATCATTGTTAACGAGAGATTAAATATCGGGAGATAAATATTCATCATATCATTGAAAAGTGGTATTTTTAGAGTGTGAAAATGTAACCCAGGAtcatttgggagagagagagagagagagagagagagagagagagagagagagagagagagagagagagagagatgtaaaacgCTAAATGTTCGTTTCTCGACTCCAAATCTACGTAGGACGACCCTAAATAAGGCTTTGAAGTTACTTCATACTTGTTTTCGCAAGTGCGTACCGAAGTCCGATGATCTAAGCGAGCAGTACGTACTATACCATTCCAAGGCCATTGCTGTTTAGGATTCAGGCATTGCTACACGAAAATGTACAGAGAAACGGTTTCTTTGAATACCAGTTTGCACGAAATTGGTCCCATGTGAGTGACGCAAAACTGCTATTcatttcttattgttattatcctTTAGAAGTCTTTGCGTTTTAATGTTACTTAGTTAACAATTAGGCTAGCCTTGGgttggcacaggctcttgctctacGGCAGCCCGTGTTTTCTTTAATACTAGAATGCATGTACCGTTAGAATATGATGAGtagacctcatatatatatatatatatatatatatatatatatatatatataatatatatatatatatatatgtgtgtgtgtgtgtgtgtgtgtgtgtgtgtgtgtgtgtgtgtgtggtggtgtgtgcgagtgtgcgcgtgtgtgtgtgtgtgtgcagttcaCATGCATTGTTATGGATTTTATATGAATTTAGacgcacaaataataataataatagtaataataataataataataacaattgttgCACAATCTAACAAAGAAGAAAACATTGATCGCATCTGATATTCGCGTTCATTTACGACGAAGATTCCGCATTTGGAATGAGACAAACAAGGCCTATGGAACATCGTTCTTCTTCAGACCTTGGACACAACGAGCAGCAAGTCGGAATTTATTCACTTCAAAGACTGGAACAAAGTCTTGCCGTCATCTGTTTATAACCTTCCATTCAGTTGCAATTAAACCACACGACTGTGAACTCAACATAACTGATTATTATCATTGATGTTATGAATTAGAGACATTGAAGCTTACATAACTGCAGAACGAATTATTTTGAGGAATATTTCACGGGGACGCATTCCTCTCTTTGGCGAAAGTTCTTCTGGAAGTTCCGTTTCTATTTGTAATCATTTGTTAGGTTATTCTTTCCGTTACGGGACGGTACATCCGCTAACAGCCTGAAGAGATCACCGACTCTCGCTACCTCTCTTGGCATTTCGACTCTCCTTGTGACCAGTTTCCCCTCCCACCGTTGTCCTAAGGAGGGTCGCACATTTCAGCAATGGTCTTTTGAAGTTTAGACGCCAATGGCGTCTGGAATAAACTGTGTGGTTGCCCATCCGAGAACTGACCAGACCCCACAATACCTAAACTGCTTAGATTAACACATTTCTTCTTCCTTTAAAAGTCCACAAATTCCAGCGAACATTACTTAGGATTTATGGTTAAAAATGATGGCCAAATGTCCTTTTGTTACTGTAGAGTGATAAAAAGAAGTTGCAGGAATAAAGTTACCATGGCCGTAGAAATCGACAGGTTGTGGGTTTTTGGTTGTAGTTGTCGTGGTTGTAGTGGATGTCGTGGTTGTGGAAGTGGTGACTGGTGAGGTAGATGTGGAGGTAAGAACTTTACAGTGACAGGTCTTCCCTTCTCCGTAGATTGTTTTGATGATCATCCCAGGTTCCTGTGACAGACAAGAATCTATTTGGTACATCACCAACTCTTTTCTATACTTTCTAAAGAGATGTTACgctgattaaaaaaagaataaataaattaaaaaacaaaacacaccaaGAAATGCGCCAAAGAcacgagttttctgtatagccgCTACAGCTTATAGTCAAGGGCCACCAAAAACAGATCTCTCTTttggtggtctcagtataattctgtatgagccccggcccatgaaactttaaccacggccagaAGCACGaatatggataactttaaccttagataaaataaaaactacataggctagagggctgcaatcttgtatgtttgatgattgggggctGGATggtctacataccaatttgcagccctctagcctcaaagattttgagatctgagggcggacagaaaaagtgcgggcaTAAATAGTGTGAACGGAGAGATAAAgcaatctcagtagttttcttttacagaaaactaaatggtAAAAGGTAActgaatattcattttattatgtaGAAACATCATTTAGAAGCcactgaaattttaattttaaaaaccaaaaaatttatTCAGTAATGTTAACATTGGCTTTGGGCATAACACTGCTTGTGGCATACTACTGTTGCTCGAAGGAAACcaaaaaaaatgacaacaaaaATTTGTTTAATCATGAAACTGAATGACTGAGTAAAGAAAAAGATGAACTGTAAACAGTTTTCTAAAGAAACAATACGCTGTTACTCAAAAcaacagaaagagaaggacaTTGCAAAGAAAGTCTGTCTAATCGTGATAACAACGAGGtagttattttcaaaatacttagtcaagtaaaaacattttttagGGATGTTACAACAATTTTTTTGAGCAGCAATTTGGATGATCTTAAATCTTAGTAATTTCTTCTAATGCAGGATTCAAATCTGTAAGTTACCATATACCAAAAAACTACCTAAATGTAAATCTGGTCACACTGGCTGAAATATTGTCAGTCAGTTAAGAGATGGTGCTTATAATAGAAAAAGTTATGATATGTTCCAACAGGAGCAgaattgcataactaatcttactCCTATTTCATCTTCTTGATTATTTCATGTCTAATTAATCTCCGTCTATAAACATTGCACATTTATTATCAGAGGAATGGGAATAATTTCCTATGAAATGGAGCATTCTGAAACAGTTTTCCGATAAACTTAAATAGAACGCTAAATGGATCTCCACATTAAATAGAACACTAAACAGATCTCCACATTAACTCCATGTGAaatataacactaaataaatttccATACTTACTCCACATTAAAAAGAACACTAAATGGATCTCCACATTTACTCCATGTTAaatataacactaaataaatttccATATTTACTCCACATTAAAAAGAACACTAAATGGATCTCCACATTAAACAGAACACTAAATGGATCGACACATTCACTCCAC
This portion of the Macrobrachium nipponense isolate FS-2020 chromosome 10, ASM1510439v2, whole genome shotgun sequence genome encodes:
- the LOC135224176 gene encoding uncharacterized protein LOC135224176 isoform X1 encodes the protein MKLTVFYLFVYHLSTLGSATSSYDSWVADLEPGMIIKTIYGEGKTCHCKVLTSTSTSPVTTSTTTTSTTTTTTTTKNPQPVDFYGHAPCDVDLVVTPTTDMHWKSPNYPSNYPDGVTCNLTVTVPADMKYSVIKMTPSADSLVYGTPYCRHDNLQYISSLGSVSRYCQRLQVITVISTTDVPKKFFLRFESTSADGGMTERGFDFHITAAVSTYG
- the LOC135224176 gene encoding uncharacterized protein LOC135224176 isoform X2; its protein translation is MKLTVFYLFVYHLSTLGSATSSYDSWVADLEPGMIIKTIYGEGKTCHCKVLTSTSTSPVTTSTTTTSTTTTTTTTKNPQPVDFYGHAPCDVDLVVTPTTDMHWKSPNYPSNYPDGVTCNLTVTVPADMKYSVIKMTPSADSLVYGTPYCRHDNLQYISSLGSVSRYCQRLQVITVISTTDVPKKFFLRFESTSADGGMTERGFDFHITAVSTYG